In bacterium, one genomic interval encodes:
- a CDS encoding tyrosine-type recombinase/integrase yields MPEVQTQNRDHPGGQAIALAALAADYLDALRVRRRSVHTQAAYRRDLMQALDRLHLQIGRELSVSDWRYESLRDVMYAWAEQDLTASSLQRKRAVLSDFSKFLRGLGLLEGNPIALIDPPRVKKPLPHVFTERTLADVLDSLGSGWPVVRDRALLEVLYGGGLRISEALALDIDHLDLPLGTVRVLGKGNKERVVPLSKAAVSALQDYLSARGETFPSHPAEPMWLSDRGKPLTRFRAARIVKQRLGAWMGEASPHKLRHSFATHLLARGADLRAVQELLGHASVSTTERYTHVTAQRLRDAYQQAHPHAGEPPLETPAESQPPQRTES; encoded by the coding sequence ATGCCCGAAGTGCAAACACAAAATCGAGATCACCCCGGCGGCCAAGCCATAGCGCTCGCGGCTTTAGCTGCGGACTACTTGGACGCCTTGCGTGTGCGGCGCCGTTCTGTGCATACTCAGGCGGCCTACCGGCGCGATTTGATGCAGGCGCTCGACCGATTGCATCTTCAAATCGGACGGGAGCTATCTGTTTCGGATTGGCGCTATGAGTCGCTGCGGGATGTCATGTACGCGTGGGCGGAGCAGGACCTGACCGCAAGCAGCCTGCAACGCAAACGCGCGGTGTTGAGCGATTTCTCGAAGTTCCTCCGAGGCCTTGGGCTGTTAGAGGGCAATCCGATAGCGCTGATAGATCCTCCTCGCGTCAAGAAACCGTTGCCGCACGTCTTTACGGAACGAACGCTGGCAGATGTGTTAGACAGCCTCGGGAGCGGTTGGCCGGTCGTTCGCGATCGTGCGCTGCTGGAAGTCCTGTACGGCGGTGGATTGCGCATCTCCGAGGCGTTGGCGTTGGATATTGACCACCTCGACCTGCCCCTGGGGACGGTACGGGTGCTGGGAAAAGGCAACAAGGAGCGCGTGGTGCCGCTCTCGAAAGCGGCAGTGTCGGCGCTGCAAGACTACCTATCGGCTCGTGGTGAGACCTTTCCGTCGCACCCGGCCGAACCGATGTGGCTTTCGGACCGAGGCAAGCCCTTGACCCGTTTTCGGGCTGCGCGAATCGTGAAACAGCGGTTGGGGGCCTGGATGGGCGAGGCCAGTCCGCATAAACTTCGCCATAGCTTTGCGACGCATTTGTTGGCGCGCGGTGCGGATCTGCGCGCGGTACAAGAATTGCTTGGTCATGCATCTGTGAGCACAACTGAGCGCTATACGCATGTCACCGCTCAGCGCTTGCGCGACGCCTATCAGCAGGCTCACCCGCACGCTGGGGAGCCACCACTTGAAACCCCGGCGGAATCGCAACCGCCGCAAAGGACGGAGTCATGA
- the raiA gene encoding ribosome-associated translation inhibitor RaiA, with translation MRTQITAVHFNATDSLQEFAENEAQRLLKFADDILHCEIEFSFNKQEKKAHVHISLDGVVLNASAITEDFRKSTVLAVDKLEGQVKKHKDKLQTRY, from the coding sequence ATGAGAACCCAGATCACCGCAGTACACTTCAATGCCACGGATTCCTTGCAAGAGTTTGCCGAAAATGAAGCCCAGCGTCTGCTCAAGTTCGCGGACGACATTCTGCACTGCGAAATCGAGTTCAGTTTCAACAAACAGGAGAAGAAAGCGCACGTTCATATCAGCCTCGACGGCGTGGTGTTGAACGCTTCGGCGATCACCGAAGATTTTCGCAAGTCCACCGTGCTGGCCGTGGACAAACTTGAAGGCCAGGTCAAGAAGCACAAGGACAAGCTCCAAACCCGGTATTAG
- the hprK gene encoding HPr(Ser) kinase/phosphatase: MIERLAVSAFYQENQSRLSLKLRNSPRGLTREISQKELHRPGLALAGFLELFTYDRVQVLGNTEMKYLASLSDHERRQSLARLFNFEIPCLIVTNDNPLPLELMQAADASAVAIFTTPLTTTELTHLLSDYLDHKFAPSTTIHASLVDVYGTGLLFTGRSGIGKSEVSLDLVERGHRLVADDMVTLTRTAENVMMGTGREYLRHYMEIRGIGIIDVGRMFGVRAIRQQKRVETEVELVDWRADADYERIGLDEQYKEYLGVKIPHVILPIFPGKNITVIAEAIALNLHLKIYGFHPAKEFSRALSQVMENKTVLQSYLEKDFE; the protein is encoded by the coding sequence ATGATAGAGCGACTGGCCGTAAGCGCCTTTTATCAAGAGAATCAGTCGCGACTGAGTCTCAAGCTGCGCAATAGTCCGCGCGGCTTGACGCGCGAGATATCGCAAAAGGAACTGCACCGTCCCGGCCTGGCGCTGGCCGGGTTCCTCGAACTGTTTACGTATGACCGGGTGCAAGTGCTCGGGAATACGGAAATGAAGTACCTGGCCAGCTTGTCAGACCATGAACGTCGGCAATCGCTGGCCAGGCTCTTCAATTTTGAAATCCCCTGTCTGATCGTTACGAACGACAATCCGCTTCCGCTCGAATTGATGCAGGCGGCGGATGCGTCGGCGGTGGCGATTTTCACGACGCCGCTGACGACGACGGAACTGACACATCTGCTGTCGGACTATCTCGACCACAAGTTTGCGCCCTCCACGACGATTCACGCTTCGCTCGTGGACGTCTACGGCACTGGTCTGCTGTTCACGGGCCGCAGTGGAATTGGCAAGTCCGAAGTCTCGCTCGACTTGGTTGAGCGCGGGCACCGGCTCGTCGCGGACGACATGGTGACGTTGACGCGCACCGCCGAGAATGTGATGATGGGAACGGGCCGCGAATATCTGCGCCACTACATGGAGATCCGCGGTATCGGGATCATTGACGTGGGCCGCATGTTTGGCGTGCGCGCGATTCGTCAGCAGAAGCGCGTCGAGACAGAAGTGGAACTTGTGGATTGGCGCGCCGACGCTGACTACGAACGGATCGGGCTGGACGAGCAGTACAAGGAATATCTTGGCGTGAAGATACCGCACGTGATACTGCCCATCTTCCCCGGGAAGAATATTACGGTCATCGCCGAAGCCATCGCGCTGAACTTGCACCTAAAGATATACGGATTTCATCCCGCCAAAGAATTCAGCCGCGCACTCTCGCAAGTTATGGAAAACAAGACCGTCCTGCAATCCTATCTCGAGAAAGATTTCGAGTAG
- a CDS encoding PTS sugar transporter subunit IIB — protein MISLPWKNKKNEFPIVRVDDRLLHGQVVVGWVAALALDRLIVANDRLISDKALCAALRAGVSADIRVDILDLDGAVAGLSSGDFASSKSMLVLESPGDVLKLIHKGVTLKTVHIGGLHFREGSDELLPYVYLSNWDRMALDEMVERGVRVSCQDLPATTPVVYRG, from the coding sequence ATGATATCTCTCCCGTGGAAGAACAAGAAGAACGAATTCCCCATCGTTCGGGTTGACGATCGTTTGCTGCATGGCCAGGTCGTCGTCGGTTGGGTCGCCGCGCTGGCACTCGACCGGCTGATCGTGGCCAACGACCGGCTGATCTCGGACAAAGCGCTATGCGCAGCGCTGCGCGCCGGAGTGTCCGCGGATATTCGCGTGGACATTCTTGATCTCGACGGCGCCGTCGCGGGGTTGAGTTCGGGCGACTTTGCGTCGTCAAAATCCATGCTGGTGCTTGAAAGCCCCGGTGACGTTCTCAAGCTGATTCACAAAGGCGTGACTTTGAAGACCGTGCACATCGGCGGCCTGCACTTCCGTGAGGGCAGTGATGAGCTGCTGCCTTACGTCTATCTGTCCAATTGGGATCGCATGGCGCTCGATGAAATGGTCGAGCGCGGCGTGCGTGTCTCATGTCAGGACCTCCCCGCAACCACACCAGTCGTTTACCGCGGCTAA
- a CDS encoding MCE family protein has protein sequence MKLELKVGIAVLMSIAIIIGGIMWGKGYRLNAKRYEISVLFTNTGGLEVGANVLANGVVKGRVKHIDFQQGYVRVTAKLDDDVILFTDYLATIESPTVMAGQVLSLYTGTSLQRLTNYVDLKGSDPQGMAAVMIKLQDFTGRIEVTLNRLDSVLLDAHAIMGDTANQANLSRLMSGAAGVAEQSNELLRDNRQALEASLRDLRAAMAAARELAESLNGRSDGTMARVDSALSELTGVAGEVRTLVSNLNSDQSSIGLLMNDDEFYRKLNATLTEVDSLSYHLRTVGLRHKIVLF, from the coding sequence ATGAAGCTTGAATTGAAGGTCGGCATTGCCGTGCTGATGTCTATTGCCATAATTATTGGCGGCATCATGTGGGGCAAGGGCTACCGCCTTAACGCGAAGCGCTACGAAATTTCCGTACTCTTTACGAACACCGGCGGATTGGAGGTGGGCGCAAACGTGCTGGCTAACGGCGTGGTCAAGGGCCGCGTGAAGCACATTGACTTTCAGCAGGGTTATGTGCGTGTGACCGCCAAACTCGACGACGACGTGATCCTGTTCACCGATTATCTGGCCACCATCGAATCGCCCACGGTGATGGCTGGTCAGGTGCTCAGTTTGTATACGGGCACATCGCTGCAACGGCTGACGAATTACGTTGACCTGAAAGGCTCTGATCCGCAGGGCATGGCCGCGGTCATGATCAAACTGCAGGATTTCACGGGCCGCATTGAAGTGACGCTGAACCGTCTCGATTCCGTCTTGCTTGACGCGCATGCGATCATGGGTGACACGGCCAATCAGGCGAATCTATCGCGGCTCATGAGCGGCGCGGCCGGCGTCGCCGAACAGAGCAATGAGCTTTTGCGCGACAACCGACAGGCGCTCGAGGCCTCTTTGCGCGATCTGCGAGCGGCCATGGCCGCCGCGCGTGAGCTGGCCGAGTCATTGAACGGACGGTCGGATGGCACGATGGCGCGCGTGGATAGCGCCTTGTCCGAGCTGACCGGCGTAGCAGGCGAAGTGCGAACGCTCGTTTCCAACCTGAATTCCGATCAGAGTTCGATAGGGTTGTTGATGAACGATGATGAGTTCTATCGCAAACTCAACGCGACGCTCACGGAAGTGGACTCGCTGTCGTACCATCTGCGCACGGTGGGCCTGCGCCACAAGATTGTCCTGTTCTAA
- the ade gene encoding adenine deaminase, with product MLELTAKQRLLAVARGDQPADILLRNVRVVNTISHEIEDVSVAIFEGRIAGLGDYSAHETIDLGGRFLAPALLDGHIHIESTLLTPPEFARAVVPLGTGGVFCDPHEIANVLGGAGIQFMLDSSEGLPLNVWVMIPSCVPATHMETAGAAMQASDMAPFLAHPRVRGIAEVMNFPGVVLGFEDVLKKVELGAGRPVDGHAPGVRGKWLNAYAAAGIGTDHESTQLEEAHEKLRRGMAVFIREGSTAKNMQALLPLVRPETAHMFAFVSDDRHADELLLEGHLNATLRKAVSLGLDPIMAVAMASTNTARIFDVRNTGAITPGRYADLVLFEDLRQFRPLRVWHRGQEVAREGELLASIARYDSKRATGTVHVPSLSHASFAVPGTAAVHVIDLIPDQIVTRRSTAQLPVVNAELQADVTQDIAKLVVIERHGRGGAIGKGFARGFGLQSGALASTVAHDSHNLICAGMSDDDMLLAARTLAELGGGWVVVNRGQILAQLALPVAGLMSTQSAAEITPALEALHHAARELGCKLSSPFMALSFLALPVIPSLKLTDMGLVDVDAFELTGLFA from the coding sequence ATGCTTGAGCTGACCGCCAAACAACGATTGTTAGCCGTCGCGCGCGGAGACCAGCCGGCGGACATCCTGTTGCGCAACGTGCGCGTGGTAAACACGATTTCGCACGAGATCGAGGACGTGAGCGTCGCGATTTTCGAGGGCCGCATCGCCGGACTTGGCGATTACTCGGCGCACGAGACGATTGATTTGGGTGGTCGCTTCTTGGCGCCCGCGCTGCTCGATGGTCATATTCACATCGAGTCCACGCTCCTCACTCCGCCTGAGTTCGCGCGTGCGGTGGTGCCATTGGGTACGGGCGGTGTGTTTTGTGATCCGCACGAGATCGCCAATGTTCTCGGCGGAGCCGGGATTCAGTTCATGCTCGACAGCTCTGAAGGCCTGCCGCTGAACGTCTGGGTGATGATCCCGTCGTGCGTGCCCGCGACGCACATGGAAACGGCAGGCGCAGCGATGCAGGCGTCCGATATGGCGCCCTTTCTGGCGCATCCGCGGGTGCGAGGGATCGCCGAAGTGATGAATTTCCCCGGTGTGGTATTGGGCTTCGAAGACGTATTGAAAAAGGTGGAGCTTGGCGCGGGACGACCGGTTGACGGGCATGCGCCGGGCGTGCGCGGCAAGTGGTTGAACGCTTACGCCGCCGCCGGGATCGGGACGGATCACGAAAGCACTCAGCTTGAAGAAGCGCATGAGAAGCTGCGGCGCGGCATGGCCGTCTTCATTCGCGAAGGCTCGACGGCCAAGAACATGCAGGCGCTGCTTCCGCTGGTGCGTCCGGAGACCGCGCACATGTTTGCGTTTGTCTCCGATGACCGGCACGCTGATGAATTGCTGCTTGAGGGCCACTTGAATGCCACGTTGCGCAAGGCGGTCAGCTTAGGACTCGATCCAATCATGGCCGTGGCGATGGCCAGCACGAACACCGCCCGCATCTTTGACGTCCGCAACACCGGCGCGATTACGCCCGGTCGGTACGCCGATCTTGTGTTGTTTGAAGACTTGCGGCAGTTTCGTCCGTTACGTGTCTGGCATCGCGGTCAGGAAGTCGCCCGCGAGGGCGAACTGCTCGCCAGTATTGCCCGTTATGACTCCAAGCGCGCGACCGGCACGGTGCACGTGCCCTCGCTGTCCCACGCTTCGTTCGCCGTTCCCGGCACGGCTGCCGTGCACGTGATTGACCTTATTCCCGATCAGATTGTCACACGGCGGTCCACGGCGCAGCTCCCCGTGGTGAACGCAGAATTGCAGGCCGATGTAACGCAGGATATCGCCAAGCTGGTCGTGATCGAACGTCACGGTCGCGGCGGCGCGATTGGCAAGGGCTTCGCGCGCGGATTCGGATTGCAGAGCGGCGCCTTGGCGTCAACGGTTGCGCATGATTCGCACAATCTAATTTGCGCGGGGATGAGCGATGACGACATGCTCTTGGCCGCGCGCACGTTGGCGGAATTGGGCGGTGGCTGGGTTGTAGTCAACCGTGGACAGATTCTGGCGCAACTGGCATTGCCGGTCGCCGGACTAATGTCCACCCAGAGCGCGGCCGAGATCACACCGGCCCTGGAAGCGCTGCATCATGCGGCTCGCGAACTCGGGTGCAAACTTTCGTCGCCATTTATGGCGCTTTCTTTCTTGGCCTTGCCGGTCATTCCGAGTTTAAAATTAACCGACATGGGTCTTGTGGATGTCGACGCCTTTGAACTCACCGGGCTCTTTGCCTGA
- a CDS encoding sigma 54-interacting transcriptional regulator — MNSPGSLPDLASAIRAEIASRLTRLARSLADTPAEESADGDVTRSLTDFLATWKGSATLPLADSGAEHRLLRRLFPAGLTALDAYRELPDSPEVLLDQALQQSGIIGNSPELRDIMSRALLLAATPARVLISGETGTGKDVIARFIHEHSARRAKPYVVVNCGALTPQLTLAELFGHEPHSFTGAAPRGRKGKVEAAHGGTLFLDEVADLSEVGQSALLRLLDQGEIQRIGSAQTQSVDVRIISATHRNLMEMVERGAFREDLYYRLVVVELSAPPLRRRGEDVLLLAAHFMNQLRLQYGRAWPRGFTSAARSTLLNFPWKGNVRQLKHAIEHAFIHAQDELLDEAHFPMLKKVASPAPIAAPLNVELLSTDVANVLGRPSQHIVSYLQLAPGHWFTTVNAASRLESSEATVRTRLRALADAGVLERHGDRRGRRYRVAPQYILDFAPKNSDINSLGEPD; from the coding sequence TTGAACTCACCGGGCTCTTTGCCTGACCTCGCCAGCGCTATACGCGCCGAGATCGCGTCGCGTCTCACGCGACTGGCCCGTTCGCTGGCTGATACGCCGGCCGAGGAGTCAGCGGACGGAGACGTCACCCGCAGTCTGACGGACTTTCTGGCGACGTGGAAGGGATCGGCGACATTGCCGCTGGCCGACTCCGGCGCGGAGCATCGGTTGTTGCGCCGACTTTTTCCAGCCGGTCTCACGGCGCTGGATGCCTACCGCGAGTTACCGGATTCACCTGAAGTTCTGTTGGACCAAGCGCTGCAGCAGTCCGGCATCATTGGCAATTCTCCCGAGTTGCGCGACATCATGTCACGAGCGCTGTTGCTGGCCGCCACTCCTGCGCGGGTTCTGATTTCTGGCGAGACCGGCACTGGCAAAGACGTTATTGCGCGGTTCATTCACGAGCACTCGGCTCGGCGCGCCAAACCTTACGTTGTCGTTAACTGCGGCGCCCTCACGCCGCAATTGACTTTGGCTGAGCTTTTCGGACACGAGCCCCATTCGTTCACAGGGGCTGCCCCGCGCGGACGGAAGGGCAAGGTCGAGGCCGCCCACGGTGGTACGCTGTTTTTGGATGAAGTTGCCGATCTCTCGGAGGTCGGACAATCGGCGCTGCTCCGGCTGCTCGATCAAGGGGAGATCCAGCGCATCGGATCCGCGCAGACGCAATCGGTTGACGTGCGCATCATCAGCGCCACTCATCGCAACCTGATGGAGATGGTCGAGCGCGGCGCATTTCGTGAGGACTTATACTATCGGTTGGTCGTCGTGGAGCTGTCCGCGCCGCCGTTACGTCGGCGCGGAGAGGACGTGCTGCTATTGGCGGCGCATTTCATGAATCAACTTCGCCTGCAATACGGCCGGGCATGGCCGCGCGGCTTCACGTCGGCGGCGCGCAGCACGTTGCTCAATTTCCCGTGGAAAGGCAACGTACGCCAGCTCAAGCACGCGATCGAGCATGCCTTCATTCATGCGCAGGATGAATTGCTGGACGAAGCTCACTTCCCGATGCTCAAGAAGGTGGCCAGTCCTGCGCCGATTGCCGCTCCGCTCAACGTCGAACTGCTGAGCACGGATGTTGCCAACGTACTCGGCCGACCTTCACAGCATATCGTTAGTTACCTCCAATTGGCACCGGGCCACTGGTTCACGACTGTCAATGCGGCGAGTCGGCTCGAAAGCTCGGAAGCCACAGTCCGGACGCGGCTGCGTGCGCTGGCCGATGCCGGAGTTTTAGAGCGCCATGGCGACCGTCGTGGCCGCCGCTATCGGGTGGCACCTCAGTACATTCTTGATTTTGCGCCTAAAAACTCTGATATTAATAGCTTAGGCGAGCCGGATTGA
- the hisS gene encoding histidine--tRNA ligase, whose product MTRLEPRTFRGTRDFLPSELIPRRRIVRVIEDAYRRYGFQPLETPAIEYLEILTGKSEENDKLIYEIRRARGDAEDTAESAIALRYDLTVPLARVVAQYAELPRPFKRYQIQPVWRADRPQPRQGRYREFVQCDADILGTASPLADAEILALTHEVLRDLGFGDFRIRLSSRKFLAGLAAVITGDEAHFTAFCRCLDKLDKIGWDGVEEEFRKNGIPAADARTRVTELMAAGGTAPDFPAARRLVAANDAAQTGLLEVETVFHAACELGVAAGRLSFDATLARGLDYYTGPIFETVLPALPHLGSLTGGGRYDGLVATFSKDSVPATGTTIGLDRIQTALTQLERFTPEPSETQVLVARFDDAGVNANLEIAAELRRTGLRVEIWYDQDRMKKQFAYADQQRIPFVVVCGPDERARGEVSLKNLRSQQQVTMARAELIGAIQSALSGL is encoded by the coding sequence TTGACGCGTCTGGAGCCCCGGACATTTCGCGGAACACGCGACTTCCTGCCATCCGAGCTTATCCCTCGTAGGCGGATTGTGCGCGTCATCGAAGATGCCTACCGGCGCTACGGTTTTCAGCCGTTGGAGACGCCGGCGATTGAGTATTTGGAGATTCTTACCGGGAAATCCGAAGAGAATGACAAGCTCATCTATGAGATTCGTCGCGCCCGGGGGGATGCCGAGGATACCGCCGAGAGCGCCATTGCGCTGCGCTACGACCTGACGGTGCCGCTGGCGCGAGTCGTTGCGCAGTACGCCGAATTGCCGCGACCGTTCAAACGCTATCAGATCCAACCGGTCTGGCGTGCCGACCGTCCGCAGCCGCGGCAGGGCCGCTATCGCGAGTTTGTGCAATGCGACGCGGACATTCTGGGCACAGCGTCGCCGTTGGCGGATGCCGAGATCCTCGCGCTCACGCATGAAGTGCTGCGCGACTTGGGTTTCGGGGATTTTCGGATTCGACTCTCTTCGCGAAAGTTTCTTGCCGGTCTTGCCGCCGTAATCACCGGTGATGAAGCGCACTTCACGGCCTTCTGCCGCTGCTTGGATAAGCTCGACAAGATCGGTTGGGACGGCGTCGAAGAAGAATTTCGCAAGAACGGTATTCCGGCCGCCGATGCGCGGACGCGGGTCACGGAACTTATGGCTGCGGGTGGGACTGCGCCGGATTTTCCAGCAGCGCGCCGACTCGTCGCGGCCAACGACGCAGCGCAAACAGGCTTGTTGGAGGTCGAAACGGTTTTCCACGCGGCCTGTGAACTTGGCGTCGCCGCGGGGCGGCTGTCATTCGATGCTACACTGGCCCGTGGCTTGGACTACTACACGGGTCCGATCTTTGAAACGGTTTTGCCCGCGCTGCCGCATCTTGGATCGCTGACCGGCGGCGGTCGTTATGACGGATTGGTGGCGACATTCTCGAAAGACAGCGTGCCCGCGACGGGAACGACAATCGGACTTGATCGTATTCAAACCGCGTTGACTCAGCTTGAACGCTTCACGCCGGAGCCTTCGGAAACTCAGGTGCTCGTGGCGCGATTCGATGACGCGGGTGTAAATGCAAATCTCGAGATTGCCGCCGAATTGCGCCGCACCGGACTGCGAGTCGAAATCTGGTATGACCAGGATCGGATGAAGAAGCAGTTTGCCTACGCCGATCAGCAGCGCATCCCGTTTGTCGTCGTCTGCGGTCCTGACGAGCGCGCGCGCGGCGAGGTTTCGTTGAAGAACCTGCGGTCGCAGCAGCAGGTGACGATGGCGCGTGCGGAACTTATTGGCGCGATACAGTCCGCGCTTTCCGGCCTGTAA
- the sfsA gene encoding DNA/RNA nuclease SfsA, with protein MKLPSPLVRGTLLRRYKRFFADVLLDDGREITAVTPNTGSMKGVCIVGAPVMVSYSDSPTRKIPYTWELVEIAGRWVGINTHLPNGLVAEALTNRAIPELEHFGKFRREVKLPGGSRLDFALGEDEAFVEVKNVSLVENGVALFPDSVTERGTRHLHELMELQAHGKQGYMLYVVQHHQAVSFTPADEIDPVYGTTVRDAHMAGIILLAYSAKVTTSDIILTHSLPIEL; from the coding sequence GTGAAACTGCCGTCGCCGCTCGTACGTGGGACGCTCCTGCGCCGCTACAAGCGCTTCTTTGCGGATGTCTTGCTGGACGACGGGCGCGAAATCACAGCAGTCACGCCGAACACGGGCAGCATGAAAGGCGTGTGCATCGTCGGTGCGCCCGTCATGGTCAGTTATTCGGATTCGCCCACGCGCAAAATACCCTATACTTGGGAGCTGGTGGAGATCGCGGGCCGCTGGGTTGGCATCAACACTCATCTGCCCAATGGGCTAGTTGCCGAAGCGTTGACGAACCGCGCGATTCCCGAATTGGAACACTTCGGCAAATTCCGCCGTGAAGTCAAACTCCCCGGCGGATCGCGACTCGACTTCGCCTTGGGAGAAGACGAAGCGTTTGTCGAAGTCAAGAATGTGTCGCTGGTCGAGAACGGCGTGGCGCTGTTCCCTGACAGCGTTACCGAACGCGGCACTCGGCACCTCCACGAATTGATGGAACTGCAAGCGCACGGCAAACAGGGCTACATGCTCTACGTCGTACAGCACCACCAGGCCGTGAGTTTCACCCCGGCCGACGAGATTGATCCCGTCTATGGCACGACGGTCCGCGACGCGCATATGGCCGGTATCATATTGCTTGCCTACTCAGCCAAAGTTACCACCTCTGATATTATTCTGACACATTCACTGCCGATCGAATTGTAA
- the miaB gene encoding tRNA (N6-isopentenyl adenosine(37)-C2)-methylthiotransferase MiaB, giving the protein MHELVTLQDNLRDPARAPMPSTDGAGPRVYIRTYGCQMNVSDSQTIESMLADAGYQFTDSADEADVVLVNTCMIRESAEVRALGQLANLSALKKSNPARVIGILGCVAQAKRTEILESHPYVDMVVGPDAYRRLPILLEERFISPPGSPGLLETTLLREELYDDVMPRHHGGVTAFVTIIRGCDKFCSFCVVPRTRGRERSRPLPSVLREVEHLVSQGVRDVMLLGQNVDSYRWQGRDFADCLAAVAELPGVARVRYMTSHPSDISEKLLRTMGEHPRICPYLHLPVQAGNNRILEAMNRPYTREHYLGIIERARKYVPGIALSTDVIVGFPTETEAEFEDTFSLMNEVRYDTAFMFKYSERPLTKASRLEDDIPEEVKVARLERLIALQQQIARECNEAQVGKLSEILIEGTAPKDAAMWSGRTPDFRPVVVPMNGEAIGDIVSVKLDSLVGFTFHASRLS; this is encoded by the coding sequence GTGCACGAACTGGTCACCCTGCAAGATAATCTGCGCGATCCCGCGCGCGCACCGATGCCTTCCACCGACGGCGCCGGACCGCGCGTGTACATTCGCACGTACGGTTGCCAGATGAATGTGTCCGATTCACAGACGATTGAGAGCATGCTCGCCGACGCGGGCTATCAGTTCACGGATTCCGCTGACGAGGCGGACGTTGTGCTGGTCAATACGTGTATGATTCGCGAGAGCGCCGAAGTGCGGGCCCTCGGTCAACTTGCCAATCTTTCCGCGCTCAAGAAATCGAATCCGGCTCGCGTCATTGGCATTCTCGGCTGCGTGGCGCAGGCCAAGCGGACGGAGATTCTCGAATCGCATCCCTACGTGGACATGGTTGTCGGGCCCGACGCCTATCGCCGTTTACCGATTCTTCTTGAAGAGCGTTTCATCTCTCCGCCCGGTAGCCCGGGATTGCTGGAGACGACGCTGCTGCGCGAGGAGCTCTACGACGACGTAATGCCGCGGCATCATGGCGGCGTAACCGCGTTCGTGACGATTATCCGCGGCTGCGACAAGTTTTGCAGCTTCTGCGTTGTACCGCGCACGCGCGGTCGTGAACGCAGTCGGCCGCTGCCCAGCGTCTTGCGCGAAGTCGAGCATTTGGTCTCGCAAGGCGTGCGCGATGTGATGCTGCTCGGTCAAAACGTAGATTCTTATCGCTGGCAAGGGCGCGACTTTGCCGATTGCCTTGCTGCCGTCGCCGAACTGCCCGGCGTCGCGCGCGTGCGCTACATGACCTCGCATCCGTCCGACATCTCTGAGAAGCTTTTGCGAACGATGGGCGAGCATCCCAGGATTTGCCCGTACCTGCATCTGCCCGTACAAGCAGGCAACAACCGCATACTTGAAGCAATGAATCGCCCGTACACCCGCGAGCACTATCTCGGTATTATCGAACGGGCGCGCAAGTATGTTCCCGGTATCGCGCTCTCGACCGACGTCATCGTCGGTTTTCCGACGGAAACCGAGGCCGAGTTCGAAGACACGTTTTCGCTGATGAACGAAGTCCGCTACGATACGGCGTTCATGTTCAAGTATTCAGAACGTCCGCTGACCAAGGCCTCGCGCCTCGAGGATGACATCCCCGAAGAGGTAAAAGTGGCACGGCTTGAACGGCTGATTGCGCTGCAGCAGCAGATTGCCCGCGAGTGCAACGAGGCGCAAGTCGGCAAGCTCAGCGAGATTCTGATTGAGGGCACTGCACCCAAAGATGCGGCCATGTGGTCGGGCCGCACTCCCGATTTTCGACCGGTTGTCGTGCCGATGAACGGCGAAGCGATCGGCGATATCGTGTCCGTGAAGTTGGACTCGTTAGTCGGCTTCACCTTCCACGCATCGCGACTTTCCTGA
- a CDS encoding LapA family protein, protein MWILRWLFLLVVIFFLVGFLSQNAEPKVAVQIITWQSPELPLSFMLFLAALVGYIVSLLVAVINQLRLRSELSTQKRRVQSLQHELDRLRNFALEDEGTETGVTPS, encoded by the coding sequence ATGTGGATATTACGCTGGCTATTCTTACTGGTGGTCATCTTTTTTCTGGTCGGTTTTCTGTCGCAGAATGCCGAGCCGAAGGTGGCTGTCCAGATTATCACGTGGCAATCGCCTGAACTGCCGCTGTCGTTCATGCTCTTTCTGGCCGCGCTGGTTGGTTACATCGTGAGTTTACTGGTCGCGGTAATCAACCAATTGCGCTTGCGCAGCGAGCTTTCGACGCAAAAACGCCGCGTGCAGTCGCTGCAGCACGAACTCGATCGTCTGCGCAACTTCGCACTGGAAGATGAAGGCACCGAGACGGGAGTGACGCCGTCATGA